A window of Struthio camelus isolate bStrCam1 chromosome 15, bStrCam1.hap1, whole genome shotgun sequence contains these coding sequences:
- the PSMG3 gene encoding proteasome assembly chaperone 3, with the protein MAASPVVTSRQRAAVVRGVPTEVVCTAFSNAVLVVVTQYGKMGTLVHLDPGGAGSGLARPALATRVLLGQDEPLVHVCAKNLVAFVSQEAGNKPVLLAMALKDKTVEGIQALREVIRSCQVW; encoded by the exons ATGGCGGCGAGCCCGGTGGTGACGTCGAGGCAGCGGGCGGCGGTGGTGCGCGGCGTGCCCACCGAGGTGGTGTGCACGGCCTTCTCCAACGCCGTCCTCGTCGTGGTGACCCAGTACGGCAAGATGGGCACGCTCGTCCACCTGGaccccggcggggccggcagcggcctggcccggcccgcgcTGGCCACCAGAGTGCTGCTGGGCCAGGACGAG CCCCTTGTCCACGTTTGTGCCAAAAACCTGGTGGCATTTGTGTCGCAGGAAGCTGGGAACAAACCTGTCCTTCTCGCCATGGCTTTAAAGGACAAGACCGTGGAAGGAATACAAGCTCTACGGGAAGTGATCCGAAGTTGCCAAGTGTGGTGA